In Leptospira ellinghausenii, the following proteins share a genomic window:
- a CDS encoding NAD(P)/FAD-dependent oxidoreductase, producing MKLELNVRVTPEIASNPDHLLQFVSKQNKIPKQEIKHIECTARSIDARQKQVVYQLRLDVYINEEFIPFQYSIPDFQNVKLEEPILIIGAGPAGLFAALRALELGKKPIILERGKNVKDRVSDLRGINVHHIVNEDSNYCFGEGGAGTYSDGKLYTRSKKRGNIRKVLEYLVSFGATKQILVDAHPHIGTNKLPRIIQSIRECILSAGGEIHFHTRVTDLIMNGNTITGVKSADGQKWMAKKVIIATGHSGREIFQLLHEKRIEIHTKPLAIGVRVEHPQSLIDSIQYHCQIKNPLLPASEYSLVKQINGRGVYSFCMCPGGVIAPCATKPGEVVTNGWSSAERSRPTANSGIVVELRLDDFKSFESFGVFSALQYQSSIEQKAFSINGGTQKAPAQRMVDFTKNIVSTDLPKTSYTPGLVSVSLAEVLPPLIVDALQKGFKEFDSSMKGYFTNEAILHAPETRTSSPIQIPRNPATLEHITTHGLYPCGEGAGYAGGIVSAAIDGMKCAEAALTGQFTK from the coding sequence TTGAAATTAGAATTAAATGTCCGAGTTACTCCTGAGATAGCCTCCAATCCGGATCACCTTTTACAGTTTGTATCCAAACAAAATAAAATTCCGAAACAAGAAATCAAACATATTGAATGTACAGCTAGGTCCATTGATGCAAGACAAAAACAAGTTGTGTATCAATTAAGATTAGATGTTTACATCAATGAAGAATTTATACCATTTCAATATTCCATTCCAGATTTTCAAAATGTAAAACTGGAAGAACCAATTCTCATCATTGGAGCAGGTCCTGCTGGTTTATTTGCTGCGTTACGTGCCTTAGAACTCGGTAAAAAACCAATCATTTTAGAAAGAGGCAAGAATGTAAAAGACAGAGTTTCTGATCTACGTGGCATCAATGTACACCACATTGTGAATGAAGATTCAAATTATTGTTTTGGCGAAGGTGGTGCGGGAACCTATTCTGATGGAAAACTTTATACTCGATCCAAAAAAAGAGGAAATATCCGAAAAGTTCTTGAGTATTTAGTTTCATTTGGTGCCACAAAACAAATCTTAGTCGATGCTCATCCTCATATTGGAACAAATAAACTGCCAAGAATCATTCAGAGTATAAGAGAATGTATTCTCTCTGCTGGTGGAGAAATACATTTTCACACAAGAGTCACTGATCTTATCATGAATGGAAATACAATCACTGGAGTCAAATCAGCTGATGGTCAAAAATGGATGGCAAAAAAAGTGATCATTGCAACTGGCCATTCTGGAAGGGAAATATTTCAGTTATTACATGAGAAGAGAATCGAAATTCATACAAAACCACTTGCCATTGGTGTACGAGTGGAACACCCACAGAGCTTAATCGATTCCATTCAATACCATTGCCAGATAAAGAATCCTCTATTACCCGCATCAGAATATTCATTAGTAAAACAAATCAATGGTCGTGGTGTTTATAGTTTTTGTATGTGTCCAGGTGGAGTGATTGCACCATGTGCCACAAAACCAGGAGAAGTTGTCACCAATGGTTGGTCTAGTGCAGAACGTTCTAGACCAACAGCCAATTCAGGAATTGTCGTAGAACTTCGATTAGATGATTTTAAATCTTTTGAATCCTTTGGAGTTTTTTCTGCCTTACAATACCAATCATCGATTGAACAAAAAGCTTTTTCAATCAATGGTGGAACACAAAAAGCACCTGCCCAACGAATGGTCGATTTTACAAAGAACATTGTGTCCACAGATTTACCTAAAACTTCTTATACTCCAGGACTTGTTTCTGTTTCTTTAGCGGAAGTTCTACCCCCACTCATTGTGGATGCTTTGCAAAAAGGTTTCAAAGAGTTTGATTCTTCAATGAAAGGTTACTTTACGAATGAAGCGATCCTCCATGCTCCTGAAACACGGACATCTTCTCCAATTCAGATTCCGAGAAATCCAGCAACCTTAGAACACATTACAACTCACGGATTGTATCCTTGTGGTGAAGGTGCAGGGTATGCTGGAGGTATCGTGTCAGCTGCCATTGATGGAATGAAATGTGCTGAAGCTGCGCTCACAGGCCAATTCACCAAATAA
- a CDS encoding GNAT family N-acetyltransferase, translated as MKIRQANYQDISKLAELFDLYRQFYGQKSNLEGASRYLLDRMEHGQSVLLLAEEPNTGNFLGFTQLYPVFSSISMQRSYILNDLYVKSENRKQGIAKLLINEAKSFTKFFQGKGLELSTSMHNKDARSLYEKEGFVQETEFLSYFWKSN; from the coding sequence ATGAAAATCAGACAAGCTAACTATCAAGACATTTCCAAACTCGCAGAACTATTCGATTTATATCGTCAGTTCTATGGCCAAAAAAGTAACTTAGAAGGTGCTTCACGGTATTTACTAGACCGAATGGAACATGGACAATCTGTTCTATTACTAGCAGAAGAACCAAATACTGGAAATTTTTTAGGGTTCACTCAATTGTATCCAGTTTTTTCCTCCATTTCAATGCAACGATCTTATATTCTAAATGATTTATATGTTAAGTCTGAAAATAGAAAACAAGGAATCGCCAAACTGTTGATCAATGAGGCAAAATCATTCACAAAATTTTTCCAAGGTAAAGGATTAGAATTATCAACATCAATGCATAATAAAGATGCTAGATCTTTATATGAAAAAGAAGGATTTGTCCAAGAAACAGAATTTTTATCCTATTTCTGGAAATCAAATTAA
- a CDS encoding FMN-binding negative transcriptional regulator, producing MYIPENFRMESSSILHFVKENAFGILVSNVDGKMEATHLPLLLSEDQKFLIGHFAKPNPQKHSLNQEVLCIFPGPHSYISPSWYETNRSVPTWNYTTVHIKGILTYMEDPLEIQNSLKTLVQTFESNDSSYKLSEVDKDYLIGLQKGIVPFRIQITEMEGKKKLSQNHSMERRLRVIENLERMPGENEKAIAKLMRQSLDQNS from the coding sequence ATGTACATTCCCGAAAATTTTCGCATGGAGTCTTCTTCTATACTTCATTTTGTAAAAGAAAATGCATTTGGAATACTTGTCTCAAATGTTGATGGGAAGATGGAAGCGACTCATTTACCTCTGTTACTTTCTGAAGACCAAAAGTTTCTGATTGGACATTTTGCAAAACCAAACCCTCAGAAACATTCTCTAAACCAAGAGGTCCTTTGTATATTTCCTGGTCCTCATTCTTACATCTCACCTTCTTGGTACGAAACCAATCGTTCTGTTCCTACATGGAATTATACCACAGTTCATATCAAAGGGATTTTAACTTATATGGAAGATCCTTTGGAAATCCAAAATAGTTTAAAAACTCTCGTACAGACATTTGAATCCAATGACTCCAGTTATAAACTAAGTGAAGTTGATAAGGATTATTTGATTGGATTACAAAAAGGAATTGTTCCGTTTCGAATTCAAATCACAGAAATGGAAGGAAAAAAGAAGTTAAGCCAAAACCACTCAATGGAACGAAGGTTAAGAGTAATTGAGAATCTTGAAAGAATGCCTGGTGAAAATGAAAAAGCGATTGCCAAATTAATGAGACAATCCTTAGATCAGAATTCATAA
- a CDS encoding TolC family protein — translation MSNSHLLAEVVSFFDLPKLVGEKSYELKLKEMEIQRKKVDIDTRNLRYLPSVNLEHSPFFESLRGDGYNRKGWSTTLNLNWNFMEQGNTILTNMILELEYERLLLEYRALYQKELFDQAFQYAETLKLLAFYDYDFSNESDADKQFQTVQKLYKQGIESYLVTQNSKVDYFFYKYNAIKSRLDQQKSQSIFRRKFLLKDVTLKQIPEREYKILPLESTLAEYEKNLTDVNFDLILTVNQIKILEIQKQVRFNELWVPDFFVNIYNQNSRESYSGLSGTWTNPMQVYDYSRNDYSIYSRSSNSDLNVGGNFGFRFPLFNRWLDKNEFDKSKIEVKLAKSQSQFLRENTGLYLFELIQQHNNLVELYDISRESKRIAEENYQIMEKAYKTGSASIIELQTVDRRLRDVMRNEIQNRYDLIQLRLQIGLLLGDTMKFLNN, via the coding sequence ATGTCAAATTCGCACCTTTTGGCAGAGGTGGTGAGTTTCTTTGACTTACCGAAGTTAGTTGGAGAAAAATCCTATGAATTAAAATTAAAGGAAATGGAAATCCAACGTAAAAAAGTTGATATCGATACACGAAACTTACGTTATTTGCCATCTGTAAATTTGGAACATTCTCCTTTTTTTGAATCACTTAGAGGTGATGGATATAACCGAAAAGGTTGGAGCACAACATTAAATCTAAACTGGAATTTTATGGAGCAAGGTAATACAATCCTTACCAACATGATTCTAGAATTGGAATACGAACGATTACTTCTTGAATATCGTGCTCTTTACCAAAAAGAACTTTTTGACCAAGCATTTCAGTATGCAGAAACTTTAAAACTTTTAGCTTTTTACGATTACGATTTTTCTAATGAATCAGATGCAGACAAACAATTTCAAACTGTTCAAAAACTTTATAAACAAGGAATTGAGTCATATTTGGTGACTCAAAACTCAAAAGTAGACTATTTCTTTTATAAATACAATGCGATAAAATCTAGACTTGACCAACAGAAAAGCCAATCAATATTTAGAAGAAAATTCTTATTAAAAGATGTTACCTTAAAACAAATTCCAGAAAGAGAATACAAAATCCTTCCTCTTGAATCAACATTAGCTGAATATGAAAAAAATTTAACTGATGTAAATTTTGATTTAATCTTAACAGTCAATCAAATCAAAATCTTAGAAATTCAAAAACAAGTTCGATTCAATGAATTATGGGTGCCTGATTTTTTCGTAAACATATACAATCAAAATTCACGTGAATCTTATTCTGGTCTTAGTGGAACATGGACAAATCCGATGCAAGTATATGATTATAGCCGAAATGATTATAGCATTTATTCAAGATCATCTAATTCAGATTTGAATGTAGGAGGGAATTTTGGATTTAGATTTCCGCTATTCAATCGTTGGTTAGACAAAAATGAATTTGATAAATCAAAAATTGAAGTGAAACTTGCAAAATCCCAATCTCAGTTTTTACGAGAAAATACTGGATTGTATTTGTTTGAATTAATCCAACAACATAATAACCTAGTTGAATTGTATGATATTTCTCGTGAAAGTAAAAGAATCGCAGAGGAAAATTATCAAATTATGGAAAAAGCATACAAAACAGGTTCGGCATCCATTATTGAATTACAAACAGTCGATAGGCGACTAAGGGATGTAATGCGTAATGAAATCCAGAACCGATATGATTTGATCCAATTGCGACTTCAGATTGGCCTTTTGTTAGGTGATACGATGAAGTTTTTAAATAATTAA
- a CDS encoding LBF_2127 family putative lipoprotein produces MKHYFALIIISFLFQCSADLRQVPPPTKNGNLTRNKVNLPIVIGKFEILSADRGIYTDAWRMAWKGHLQSSGIFSNVYNELDPKEVKDFYTIDVEMKTIFSDRYNWWYTWPAVYPFIAIWPIQYRLGEYSVEFHYKLYLNKDLQKEEIIIKKGNAEEFLYGFFKVRNFHRMIEETNLEAVNVCLKNLESSL; encoded by the coding sequence ATGAAACATTACTTCGCCCTTATCATTATATCCTTCTTATTCCAATGTTCTGCTGACCTTCGCCAAGTTCCCCCTCCAACCAAAAATGGCAATCTCACTAGGAATAAAGTGAATCTTCCAATTGTCATTGGTAAGTTTGAGATACTTTCTGCAGATCGAGGTATTTACACAGATGCATGGCGCATGGCTTGGAAAGGCCATTTACAGTCCTCTGGTATTTTCTCAAACGTTTACAATGAATTGGATCCTAAAGAAGTTAAAGATTTTTATACAATTGATGTAGAAATGAAAACCATCTTTTCTGATAGATACAATTGGTGGTATACATGGCCTGCTGTATATCCATTCATTGCGATCTGGCCCATACAATATCGGTTAGGTGAATATTCTGTCGAATTTCATTACAAACTGTATCTAAACAAAGATTTACAAAAAGAAGAGATCATCATTAAAAAAGGAAATGCAGAAGAATTTCTGTATGGATTCTTTAAGGTTAGAAACTTTCATAGGATGATCGAAGAAACAAATTTAGAAGCGGTGAATGTATGTTTAAAAAACTTAGAATCTTCACTATAA